Proteins from one Bos taurus isolate L1 Dominette 01449 registration number 42190680 breed Hereford chromosome 7, ARS-UCD2.0, whole genome shotgun sequence genomic window:
- the RNF44 gene encoding RING finger protein 44 isoform X3, protein MQPWALAVTRWAPSAPGGQRRFPAGPSSSPGQLWGSPSHEGPLASLPAQDERFPSQQLPPRPAHLPVEERRASAPAGGSPRMLHPVSQQSPFMVDLHEQVHQGPVPLSYTVTTVTTQGFPLPAGQHIPGCSAQQLPACSVMFSGQHYPLCCLPPPQLIQACTMQQLPVPYQAYPHLISSDHYILHPPPPAPHPQPAHMAPLGQFMSLQTQHPRMPLQRLDNDVDLRGDQHPLGSFTYSTSAPGPTLSASVPMHYLPHDTLHHELSFGVPYSHVMPRRLSTQRYRLQQPLPPPPPPPPPPPYYPSFLPYFLSMLPMSPTAMGPTISLDLDVDDVEMENYEALLNLAERLGDAKPRGLTKADIEQLPSYRFHPDSHQSEQTLCVVCFSDFEARQLLRVLPCNHEFHTKCVDKWLKANRTCPICRADASEVPREAE, encoded by the exons ATGCAACCATGGGCTCTGGCAGTGACTAGGTGGGCACCCTCTGCCCCTGGGGGTCAGCGGCGATTCCCTGCAGGACCCAGCAGCAGCCCGGGCCAGCTCTGGGGAAG CCCCAGCCACGAGGGCCCCCTGGCCAGCCTGCCGGCCCAGGATGAGCGCTTCCCCTCCCAGCAGCTGCCGCCCCGACCAGCACACCTCCCCGTAGAGGAGCGCCGAGCCTCGGCTCCTGCCGGCGGGAGCCCCCGAATGCTGCACCCAGTCTCCCAGCAGAGCCCGTTCATGGTTGATCTCCACGAGCAG GTGCACCAGGGACCTGTCCCTCTGTCCTACACAGTCACCACGGTGACCACCCAAGGCTTCCCCTTGCCTGCAGGCCAGCACATCCCTGGCTGCAGCGCTCAGCAGCTCCCAGCATGCTCCGTGATGTTCAGCGGGCAGCACTACCCGCTCTGCTGCCTCCCGCCCCCG CAGCTGATCCAGGCGTGTACCATGCAGCAGCTCCCTGTGCCCTATCAGGCCTACCCTCATCTCATCTCCAGTGACCACTACATCCTACACCCCCCGCCGCCAGCCCCACACCCCCAGCCCGCTCACATGGCGCCTCTTGGGCAGTTTATGTCCCTGCAGACACAGCACCCACGCATG CCCCTGCAGCGCCTCGACAATGATGTGGATCTCCGGGGGGATCAGCACCCCCTGGGGAGCTTCACCTACTCCACCTCGGCCCCAGGCCCGACCCTGTCGGCGTCCGTGCCCATGCACTACCTGCCCCACGACACCCTGCACCACGAGCTGTCCTTCGGTGTG CCATATTCCCACGTGATGCCTCGGAGACTGAGCACCCAGAGATACCGCCTGCAACAGCCGctgcccccgccgcccccgccgcctccCCCACCACCGTATTACCCCAGCTTCCTGCCCTACTTCCT CTCGATGCTGCCGATGTCACCAACAGCAATGGGGCCCACCATCAGCCTGGATCTTGATGTGGATGACGTGGAGATGGAGAACTATGAG GCTCTCCTGAATCTGGCCGAGCGGCTGGGAGACGCCAAACCCCGTGGCCTCACCAAAGCGGACATCGAGCAGCTTCCATCGTACCGCTTTCACCCGGACAGTCACCAGTCGGAGCAGACGCT GTGTGTTGTCTGCTTCAGTGATTTCGAGGCGCGGCAGCTGCTCCGGGTCCTCCCCTGCAACCACGAGTTCCACACCAAGTGTGTCGACAAGTGGTTGAAG GCCAACCGGACGTGTCCCATTTGCCGGGCCGACGCTTCCGAGGTGCCCAGGGAGGCTGAGTGA
- the RNF44 gene encoding RING finger protein 44 — MQPWALAVTRWAPSAPGGQRRFPAGPSSSPGQLWGSPSHEGPLASLPAQDERFPSQQLPPRPAHLPVEERRASAPAGGSPRMLHPVSQQSPFMVDLHEQVHQGPVPLSYTVTTVTTQGFPLPAGQHIPGCSAQQLPACSVMFSGQHYPLCCLPPPLIQACTMQQLPVPYQAYPHLISSDHYILHPPPPAPHPQPAHMAPLGQFMSLQTQHPRMPLQRLDNDVDLRGDQHPLGSFTYSTSAPGPTLSASVPMHYLPHDTLHHELSFGVPYSHVMPRRLSTQRYRLQQPLPPPPPPPPPPPYYPSFLPYFLSMLPMSPTAMGPTISLDLDVDDVEMENYEALLNLAERLGDAKPRGLTKADIEQLPSYRFHPDSHQSEQTLCVVCFSDFEARQLLRVLPCNHEFHTKCVDKWLKANRTCPICRADASEVPREAE, encoded by the exons ATGCAACCATGGGCTCTGGCAGTGACTAGGTGGGCACCCTCTGCCCCTGGGGGTCAGCGGCGATTCCCTGCAGGACCCAGCAGCAGCCCGGGCCAGCTCTGGGGAAG CCCCAGCCACGAGGGCCCCCTGGCCAGCCTGCCGGCCCAGGATGAGCGCTTCCCCTCCCAGCAGCTGCCGCCCCGACCAGCACACCTCCCCGTAGAGGAGCGCCGAGCCTCGGCTCCTGCCGGCGGGAGCCCCCGAATGCTGCACCCAGTCTCCCAGCAGAGCCCGTTCATGGTTGATCTCCACGAGCAG GTGCACCAGGGACCTGTCCCTCTGTCCTACACAGTCACCACGGTGACCACCCAAGGCTTCCCCTTGCCTGCAGGCCAGCACATCCCTGGCTGCAGCGCTCAGCAGCTCCCAGCATGCTCCGTGATGTTCAGCGGGCAGCACTACCCGCTCTGCTGCCTCCCGCCCCCG CTGATCCAGGCGTGTACCATGCAGCAGCTCCCTGTGCCCTATCAGGCCTACCCTCATCTCATCTCCAGTGACCACTACATCCTACACCCCCCGCCGCCAGCCCCACACCCCCAGCCCGCTCACATGGCGCCTCTTGGGCAGTTTATGTCCCTGCAGACACAGCACCCACGCATG CCCCTGCAGCGCCTCGACAATGATGTGGATCTCCGGGGGGATCAGCACCCCCTGGGGAGCTTCACCTACTCCACCTCGGCCCCAGGCCCGACCCTGTCGGCGTCCGTGCCCATGCACTACCTGCCCCACGACACCCTGCACCACGAGCTGTCCTTCGGTGTG CCATATTCCCACGTGATGCCTCGGAGACTGAGCACCCAGAGATACCGCCTGCAACAGCCGctgcccccgccgcccccgccgcctccCCCACCACCGTATTACCCCAGCTTCCTGCCCTACTTCCT CTCGATGCTGCCGATGTCACCAACAGCAATGGGGCCCACCATCAGCCTGGATCTTGATGTGGATGACGTGGAGATGGAGAACTATGAG GCTCTCCTGAATCTGGCCGAGCGGCTGGGAGACGCCAAACCCCGTGGCCTCACCAAAGCGGACATCGAGCAGCTTCCATCGTACCGCTTTCACCCGGACAGTCACCAGTCGGAGCAGACGCT GTGTGTTGTCTGCTTCAGTGATTTCGAGGCGCGGCAGCTGCTCCGGGTCCTCCCCTGCAACCACGAGTTCCACACCAAGTGTGTCGACAAGTGGTTGAAG GCCAACCGGACGTGTCCCATTTGCCGGGCCGACGCTTCCGAGGTGCCCAGGGAGGCTGAGTGA
- the RNF44 gene encoding RING finger protein 44 isoform X1, translating to MVRDPRLLKSQRSGPDAAIWPLVPDVPLSTAQRSEKGGRVPWRSPSSPLPPLMQPWALAVTRWAPSAPGGQRRFPAGPSSSPGQLWGSPSHEGPLASLPAQDERFPSQQLPPRPAHLPVEERRASAPAGGSPRMLHPVSQQSPFMVDLHEQVHQGPVPLSYTVTTVTTQGFPLPAGQHIPGCSAQQLPACSVMFSGQHYPLCCLPPPQLIQACTMQQLPVPYQAYPHLISSDHYILHPPPPAPHPQPAHMAPLGQFMSLQTQHPRMPLQRLDNDVDLRGDQHPLGSFTYSTSAPGPTLSASVPMHYLPHDTLHHELSFGVPYSHVMPRRLSTQRYRLQQPLPPPPPPPPPPPYYPSFLPYFLSMLPMSPTAMGPTISLDLDVDDVEMENYEALLNLAERLGDAKPRGLTKADIEQLPSYRFHPDSHQSEQTLCVVCFSDFEARQLLRVLPCNHEFHTKCVDKWLKANRTCPICRADASEVPREAE from the exons GGTCGTGTACCCTGGCGCAGCCCCTCCAGCCCTCTGCCACCCCTGATGCAACCATGGGCTCTGGCAGTGACTAGGTGGGCACCCTCTGCCCCTGGGGGTCAGCGGCGATTCCCTGCAGGACCCAGCAGCAGCCCGGGCCAGCTCTGGGGAAG CCCCAGCCACGAGGGCCCCCTGGCCAGCCTGCCGGCCCAGGATGAGCGCTTCCCCTCCCAGCAGCTGCCGCCCCGACCAGCACACCTCCCCGTAGAGGAGCGCCGAGCCTCGGCTCCTGCCGGCGGGAGCCCCCGAATGCTGCACCCAGTCTCCCAGCAGAGCCCGTTCATGGTTGATCTCCACGAGCAG GTGCACCAGGGACCTGTCCCTCTGTCCTACACAGTCACCACGGTGACCACCCAAGGCTTCCCCTTGCCTGCAGGCCAGCACATCCCTGGCTGCAGCGCTCAGCAGCTCCCAGCATGCTCCGTGATGTTCAGCGGGCAGCACTACCCGCTCTGCTGCCTCCCGCCCCCG CAGCTGATCCAGGCGTGTACCATGCAGCAGCTCCCTGTGCCCTATCAGGCCTACCCTCATCTCATCTCCAGTGACCACTACATCCTACACCCCCCGCCGCCAGCCCCACACCCCCAGCCCGCTCACATGGCGCCTCTTGGGCAGTTTATGTCCCTGCAGACACAGCACCCACGCATG CCCCTGCAGCGCCTCGACAATGATGTGGATCTCCGGGGGGATCAGCACCCCCTGGGGAGCTTCACCTACTCCACCTCGGCCCCAGGCCCGACCCTGTCGGCGTCCGTGCCCATGCACTACCTGCCCCACGACACCCTGCACCACGAGCTGTCCTTCGGTGTG CCATATTCCCACGTGATGCCTCGGAGACTGAGCACCCAGAGATACCGCCTGCAACAGCCGctgcccccgccgcccccgccgcctccCCCACCACCGTATTACCCCAGCTTCCTGCCCTACTTCCT CTCGATGCTGCCGATGTCACCAACAGCAATGGGGCCCACCATCAGCCTGGATCTTGATGTGGATGACGTGGAGATGGAGAACTATGAG GCTCTCCTGAATCTGGCCGAGCGGCTGGGAGACGCCAAACCCCGTGGCCTCACCAAAGCGGACATCGAGCAGCTTCCATCGTACCGCTTTCACCCGGACAGTCACCAGTCGGAGCAGACGCT GTGTGTTGTCTGCTTCAGTGATTTCGAGGCGCGGCAGCTGCTCCGGGTCCTCCCCTGCAACCACGAGTTCCACACCAAGTGTGTCGACAAGTGGTTGAAG GCCAACCGGACGTGTCCCATTTGCCGGGCCGACGCTTCCGAGGTGCCCAGGGAGGCTGAGTGA
- the RNF44 gene encoding RING finger protein 44 isoform X2: MVRDPRLLKSQRSGPDAAIWPLVPDVPLSTAQRSEKGGRVPWRSPSSPLPPLMQPWALAVTRWAPSAPGGQRRFPAGPSSSPGQLWGSPSHEGPLASLPAQDERFPSQQLPPRPAHLPVEERRASAPAGGSPRMLHPVSQQSPFMVDLHEQVHQGPVPLSYTVTTVTTQGFPLPAGQHIPGCSAQQLPACSVMFSGQHYPLCCLPPPLIQACTMQQLPVPYQAYPHLISSDHYILHPPPPAPHPQPAHMAPLGQFMSLQTQHPRMPLQRLDNDVDLRGDQHPLGSFTYSTSAPGPTLSASVPMHYLPHDTLHHELSFGVPYSHVMPRRLSTQRYRLQQPLPPPPPPPPPPPYYPSFLPYFLSMLPMSPTAMGPTISLDLDVDDVEMENYEALLNLAERLGDAKPRGLTKADIEQLPSYRFHPDSHQSEQTLCVVCFSDFEARQLLRVLPCNHEFHTKCVDKWLKANRTCPICRADASEVPREAE; this comes from the exons GGTCGTGTACCCTGGCGCAGCCCCTCCAGCCCTCTGCCACCCCTGATGCAACCATGGGCTCTGGCAGTGACTAGGTGGGCACCCTCTGCCCCTGGGGGTCAGCGGCGATTCCCTGCAGGACCCAGCAGCAGCCCGGGCCAGCTCTGGGGAAG CCCCAGCCACGAGGGCCCCCTGGCCAGCCTGCCGGCCCAGGATGAGCGCTTCCCCTCCCAGCAGCTGCCGCCCCGACCAGCACACCTCCCCGTAGAGGAGCGCCGAGCCTCGGCTCCTGCCGGCGGGAGCCCCCGAATGCTGCACCCAGTCTCCCAGCAGAGCCCGTTCATGGTTGATCTCCACGAGCAG GTGCACCAGGGACCTGTCCCTCTGTCCTACACAGTCACCACGGTGACCACCCAAGGCTTCCCCTTGCCTGCAGGCCAGCACATCCCTGGCTGCAGCGCTCAGCAGCTCCCAGCATGCTCCGTGATGTTCAGCGGGCAGCACTACCCGCTCTGCTGCCTCCCGCCCCCG CTGATCCAGGCGTGTACCATGCAGCAGCTCCCTGTGCCCTATCAGGCCTACCCTCATCTCATCTCCAGTGACCACTACATCCTACACCCCCCGCCGCCAGCCCCACACCCCCAGCCCGCTCACATGGCGCCTCTTGGGCAGTTTATGTCCCTGCAGACACAGCACCCACGCATG CCCCTGCAGCGCCTCGACAATGATGTGGATCTCCGGGGGGATCAGCACCCCCTGGGGAGCTTCACCTACTCCACCTCGGCCCCAGGCCCGACCCTGTCGGCGTCCGTGCCCATGCACTACCTGCCCCACGACACCCTGCACCACGAGCTGTCCTTCGGTGTG CCATATTCCCACGTGATGCCTCGGAGACTGAGCACCCAGAGATACCGCCTGCAACAGCCGctgcccccgccgcccccgccgcctccCCCACCACCGTATTACCCCAGCTTCCTGCCCTACTTCCT CTCGATGCTGCCGATGTCACCAACAGCAATGGGGCCCACCATCAGCCTGGATCTTGATGTGGATGACGTGGAGATGGAGAACTATGAG GCTCTCCTGAATCTGGCCGAGCGGCTGGGAGACGCCAAACCCCGTGGCCTCACCAAAGCGGACATCGAGCAGCTTCCATCGTACCGCTTTCACCCGGACAGTCACCAGTCGGAGCAGACGCT GTGTGTTGTCTGCTTCAGTGATTTCGAGGCGCGGCAGCTGCTCCGGGTCCTCCCCTGCAACCACGAGTTCCACACCAAGTGTGTCGACAAGTGGTTGAAG GCCAACCGGACGTGTCCCATTTGCCGGGCCGACGCTTCCGAGGTGCCCAGGGAGGCTGAGTGA